The window CAGCAGGCGGCGGAGCGGGTCGACGGCTTCGTGGTGAACGCGGGCGCGTACACGCACACCAGCATCGCCCTGCGCGACGCGCTGGCGGGAGTGGCGCGCCCGTTCGTGGAGGTGCACATTAGCAACGTCTTTGCCCGGGAACGCTTCCG of the Longimicrobium sp. genome contains:
- a CDS encoding type II 3-dehydroquinate dehydratase; this encodes QQAAERVDGFVVNAGAYTHTSIALRDALAGVARPFVEVHISNVFARERFRHRSYLAGAAVGVVSGFGLDSYRLGLRAIVEHLRGLEEQKS